A genomic window from Phoenix dactylifera cultivar Barhee BC4 chromosome 7, palm_55x_up_171113_PBpolish2nd_filt_p, whole genome shotgun sequence includes:
- the LOC103715551 gene encoding ranBP2-type zinc finger protein At1g67325-like isoform X2, with amino-acid sequence MSQVDNRNSSAGKRARTDGGRREDDWTCPSCGNVNFSFRTTCNMRNCAQSRPADHNTKSAPKPLQAPPPYTSSAGYMGSANPTSLYLGAPPYGSSLFNGPQFPPYDLPFSGGSAYHYEYGNRLSVGSPYGPMHMPGPPPYSSGSMMGAGGMYGMPPLVDRYGLGLPPMGHGMMGARPGTYPDENCQKKAAGAGRDSDWTCPNCGNINFSFRTVCNMRKCNTPRPETQGSKSENCKGSKPKMPEGSWKCEKCNNINYPFRTKCNRQNCGAEKPPQPNKTHGLTSDEDDQ; translated from the exons GTGGATAATCGGAATTCGTCAGCTGGCAAGCGTGCTCGAACCGATG gTGGTCGGCGAGAGGATGACTGGACATGTCCTAGCTGTGGCAATGTCAATTTCTCATTCAGGACAACATGCAACATGCGGAACTGTGCTCAGTCAAGGCCTGCAGATCATAACACG AAGTCCGCGCCAAAGCCTCTGCAGGCTCCTCCACCTTACACATCTTCAGCTGGTTATATGGGTTCAGCTAATCCAACTTCACTGTATCTTGGTGCTCCTCCATATGGGTCTTCTCTTTTTAACGGGCCACAATTTCCTCCTTATGATCTACCTTTCTCTGGAGGTTCCGCTTATCATTATGAGTATGGCAACCGCCTTTCTGTTGGTAGCCCATATGGGCCAATGCATATGCCTGGACCCCCTCCTTATTCCAGTGGATCTATGATGGGAGCAG GTGGTATGTATGGGATGCCTCCTCTGGTGGACAGATATGGCTTGGGTTTGCCGCCGATGGGTCACGGTATGATG GGGGCAAGGCCTGGAACATATCCTGATGAGAATTgtcaaaagaaggctgcag GTGCTGGACGCGACAGTGACTGGACATGCCCTAACTGTGGCAACATTAACTTCTCCTTCCGAACTGTCTGTAACATGAGGAAGTGCAATACCCCAAGGCCTGAGACCCAG GGTTCAAAGTCCGAGAATTGCAAAGGCTCCA AACCAAAAATGCCAGAGGGCAGCTGGAAGTGTGAAAAATGCAACAACATAAACTACCCATTCCGGACCAAGTGTAACAGACAGAATTGTGGTGCAGAAAAACCGCCTCAGCCAAACAAAACTCATGGGCTGACATCCGATGAGGATGATCAG TGA
- the LOC103715562 gene encoding ethylene-responsive transcription factor ERF015 has product MERRKEKKLRVERKRCKSPKREAESSSGGGGGRGIHRHRPLFRGVRMRKWGRWVSEIRVPKSRTRIWLGSYSTPEKAARAYDAAVYCLRGDQARFNFPEDRGFHIPEEQRLALAAREVKAIAMRHAFSVPLDSTPLSSTNVAPSSQESSSSASTGAAVGACNANVLTATDGDSWWASQDPDGFLFVDAAAIEEVMRMLDLL; this is encoded by the coding sequence ATGGAgaggagaaaggagaagaagttaCGAGTTGAGAGAAAGCGGTGCAAGTCCCCCAAGAGGGAGGCCGAAAgcagcagcggcggcggcggcggcagggGCATCCACCGACATCGCCCGCTCTTCCGAGGGGTCCGCATGAGGAAATGGGGGCGATGGGTGTCGGAGATCCGGGTCCCCAAGAGCCGCACCAGAATCTGGCTCGGATCCTACTCCACCCCCGAGAAGGCGGCTCGAGCCTACGACGCCGCCGTCTACTGCCTCCGCGGAGACCAGGCGCGCTTCAACTTCCCGGAGGATCGAGGCTTCCACATCCCCGAGGAGCAGCGCCTGGCGCTGGCCGCCCGCGAGGTGAAGGCCATCGCCATGAGGCACGCCTTCTCGGTGCCGCTCGACAGCACGCCCCTCTCATCCACCAATGTCGCACCTTCTTCCCAAGAATCGTCGTCGTCGGCGTCCACCGGTGCTGCGGTTGGTGCATGCAACGCGAATGTGCTTACGGCGACGGACGGCGATTCTTGGTGGGCTTCCCAGGACCCTGATGGATTCCTCTTCGTCGATGCAGCTGCGATAGAAGAGGTAATGAGGATGTTGGATTTGCTCTAA
- the LOC103715551 gene encoding ranBP2-type zinc finger protein At1g67325-like isoform X1: protein MSQVDNRNSSAGKRARTDGGRREDDWTCPSCGNVNFSFRTTCNMRNCAQSRPADHNTKSAPKPLQAPPPYTSSAGYMGSANPTSLYLGAPPYGSSLFNGPQFPPYDLPFSGGSAYHYEYGNRLSVGSPYGPMHMPGPPPYSSGSMMGAGGMYGMPPLVDRYGLGLPPMGHGMMGARPGTYPDENCQKKAAGAGRDSDWTCPNCGNINFSFRTVCNMRKCNTPRPETQGSKSENCKGSKPKMPEGSWKCEKCNNINYPFRTKCNRQNCGAEKPPQPNKTHGLTSDEDDQMKEHGREPDEVESFKMTHIHQDDSFVRKESRKIVDKATSLIAECVGESSSSSENSRIEAQVFTELMEQSAMVGWRVMTLELPLLSCLQ, encoded by the exons GTGGATAATCGGAATTCGTCAGCTGGCAAGCGTGCTCGAACCGATG gTGGTCGGCGAGAGGATGACTGGACATGTCCTAGCTGTGGCAATGTCAATTTCTCATTCAGGACAACATGCAACATGCGGAACTGTGCTCAGTCAAGGCCTGCAGATCATAACACG AAGTCCGCGCCAAAGCCTCTGCAGGCTCCTCCACCTTACACATCTTCAGCTGGTTATATGGGTTCAGCTAATCCAACTTCACTGTATCTTGGTGCTCCTCCATATGGGTCTTCTCTTTTTAACGGGCCACAATTTCCTCCTTATGATCTACCTTTCTCTGGAGGTTCCGCTTATCATTATGAGTATGGCAACCGCCTTTCTGTTGGTAGCCCATATGGGCCAATGCATATGCCTGGACCCCCTCCTTATTCCAGTGGATCTATGATGGGAGCAG GTGGTATGTATGGGATGCCTCCTCTGGTGGACAGATATGGCTTGGGTTTGCCGCCGATGGGTCACGGTATGATG GGGGCAAGGCCTGGAACATATCCTGATGAGAATTgtcaaaagaaggctgcag GTGCTGGACGCGACAGTGACTGGACATGCCCTAACTGTGGCAACATTAACTTCTCCTTCCGAACTGTCTGTAACATGAGGAAGTGCAATACCCCAAGGCCTGAGACCCAG GGTTCAAAGTCCGAGAATTGCAAAGGCTCCA AACCAAAAATGCCAGAGGGCAGCTGGAAGTGTGAAAAATGCAACAACATAAACTACCCATTCCGGACCAAGTGTAACAGACAGAATTGTGGTGCAGAAAAACCGCCTCAGCCAAACAAAACTCATGGGCTGACATCCGATGAGGATGATCAG ATGAAAGAGCATGGGAGAGAGCCTGATGAGGTGGAGTCATTTAAGATGACTCATATCCACCAAGATGATAGCTTTGTCCGGAAGGAGTCGAGAAagatagtt GACAAAGCTACATCTCTTATTGCAGAGTgtgtcggggagtcatcatcatctagTGAGAATAGTCGCATTGAAGCTCAGGTGTTCACCGAATTGATGGAACAGAGCGCTATGGTAGGGTGGAGGGTTATGACGTTGGAGTTACCTCtactcagttgtctgcagtga